The nucleotide sequence TTGTAAATTCAGAACCAGATGGGACATTTTTAGTTAATGGAAAAGAGTATTTATATAAAGAGCTATTTTCACTCTTAGGATTTAAAGAGAAAGCAAAAGCACTTACTATGGCAGCTAAATTAAAGTTGGGGAAGATTAATGAAAATATCTCATTTGGAGAGTTTTTGGAGGACGTTGATTTAGCTTTAAAGGTTGGAAATGCATTTACTGGATGGGCTTTGAGCTTAACAGCTTACGAAACACCAATGAGTGAAATCATAGAGATAGCTAAAAACTACCACAAATTTGGAGGGCCAGGAATTCCTATAGGTGGATGTAAGGCAGTTATTGATGAGCTTTCAAGAATTATTAAAGAGAACAATGGAAAAATCATTAAGGAATATGAGGTTAAAAGCATTGAGATTGATGAAAAAGCTTATATTGATGATTATGAATTTGATGTAGTCATAAGCAACATATCCCCAATTGAAACACAAAAGATTTGCAACATCAAATTTTTAAAATCAAAGCCAAAGCCATCTAAGGGGATAAAAATAAGCATAGCTACAAAAGAAGGGCTTATAAAGCATAGTGGTGTTTTATTTACACCAGAATGTGAGAGAATAAACGGATTAAACCAAGTAACTAATGTAGATA is from Methanocaldococcus bathoardescens and encodes:
- a CDS encoding phytoene desaturase family protein; this translates as MRIGIVGAGLGGLLAGALLSKNHEVVVFEKLPFLGGRFTNLEYEGFQLTTGALHMIPHGNDGYLAQALRKAGAKVKIVNSEPDGTFLVNGKEYLYKELFSLLGFKEKAKALTMAAKLKLGKINENISFGEFLEDVDLALKVGNAFTGWALSLTAYETPMSEIIEIAKNYHKFGGPGIPIGGCKAVIDELSRIIKENNGKIIKEYEVKSIEIDEKAYIDDYEFDVVISNISPIETQKICNIKFLKSKPKPSKGIKISIATKEGLIKHSGVLFTPECERINGLNQVTNVDKSLAPEGWHLVMTHQTQLTNNIKKEIDLGLEDIENLFKGKDYRILHIQSYRDDWPVNHASNGTDIGNIVNDKLYLVGDGAKGRGGIEVEGIAIGVLKVVDYINNVLNTTK